The Vanessa atalanta chromosome 2, ilVanAtal1.2, whole genome shotgun sequence DNA window gggaactgagacgTTAAATATTGTGATGGGATTTGAGCATGGGtgtttgaatgaaaataaaaaaggttatatacGAAAATACACTTTTAATACTAGAAAACTTATGTCATACAGTCAATGTgcacttttaatttttgttgtataaaaatatttttttgatattataaaaaggctTTCATATCATTACATTAAGTATcagtattgttataaaaaatagggAGTCCATGTATGATGTCCTCTTTGACATCAAACGTAGCTATTAGAATACGTTTagtgtatgaaatattaatagacaACAAAgctcatattaataattttactaatcgAACCTTGCCATAGCCAAAAAACTTGTGCGATCTATTGCCATTTGTCAAATGTATGCAAGTAATCCTatcttaacaaattataaaaaaaattaaaaaggttaagtaaataatgttacgtaattcttaaatactttaaatgacaatttaagCAACAAATTTCGCATCTAACTAAAACtaaagtataaaaaacttatataaatttaacttattaaaacattaaatgcatacttaagaaataatcaaattaataaaaagggaTAAACTAACATTAAGACTCACATCACATTCTATTGCCATGGCAGTGTTTGTAATGAGATACAACATATCGATGATGGTAGTCTATTATATAATCGCACAATAACCTATAAAATCTCACTggactgggctaaggcctcctcaccgATTTTACGAGAATAATTATGAGATTCCATCACACTCCTCCATACGTTGTGGTGGTTAGACGTGTCAAATTCGAAATAGTGCAACAATTTTGTTTGACAGTCTATCATTAGGCCATCTTGGCTCCTTATTGATACGTAATATGAGTCTAACCTTATACATACAATGTCAAtcaaatactttttacattatGGACGGatttcattgcaaaatgagATTCATGGAAATAAGTGTCTTTATAAACGTGGACcagattttatgataataaatatcatatttattcattattatgaaCTAAAATCCAATTTCTCTATAGcatgatatattttgattgttttagtcattaaaattatgttgtgaCATCATTTCTGAAAAGtttctttcaaattatatataactttaaaaatggaCCTAAGTTCTTGTTGTCTGctgactataataatttttttattaatattctgaaAGTTGTGTCTTCATTGTTACCAACTTATCATTTCACTGCAATCTCAAGaacattattcaaatacaaattaataattttactctttttttGATTAAGCTGTCACTTCATATTCAATATCctatttttatctgtaaaatataccttcaaaaaatatcttttgagCCATCCCAGTATTGATGTGATATACAAACTTAAActcaaaattaaacattacaatagCAAGTCCTAATTTTACCAATATTACTAAagtatataaatcttaatactACAAATACAAGTTTAAGTCAGTTTTGTCTTCAGAtagtatgattaatattttaaagactcCTAATTCTTGACTAATGCAAGATTATCTATggctgttttttataaaaagaaaactcgcaatttttttgttacacaaaCACAAAAAATTGCCAACACAATTTACTATATATCAGAAAAAATGCACCATAAGGTAAAAATAGTGTAAATAATTGTGTTAACTATTTCCACAATCAAACTATGTGAATATTTGTGTTGAAGTTAATAAAACCTGTTtatagtagaatatattataatatttagttcctAAAGTACCCAAGTTGTTGTTGTTGATGTAGCTGATCACGCAACTGATGCAAAGCATGTTCAGGCTGGCTGTGTTGCATTTGAGCTACTAGATTTTTAGCTTCCAATCGCAGCTCGTACAATTTACGTGATTCCAAAAATAATAGAACTGCTGCCAAacctacaaaatataaaataataatacttctttaatatataacgGTACGTAAAGCACCTACATAATAAGATGGtttatttgtgaaattaatcaataacaacaataacaaagtatagaatagtaatttttaaaaataattaataacttaccAAACAATATGAAGGCAATGACAGCAAATGCATAAGACCAAGACAGAACATTGAATGAAGGATACAGCAACCAATCACGACGATAGCAGTTGCCTCCAAATATTGCAACAGCGAGGAATAGAAACACAccttgaaataatacaaaaatgattaatttatataactttatgtagtgtaaagttatattttggttgaagccaatttttttttcattttggtaCATTTAGGATCGGTACAcaccattattattaaattatattggttTTTAGTTGAGCTAAGGAAGCATAgatgatattttaatgttttgatgtAATGGGAGAACGTAACCTGAACTTCTTTAGCTTTTATCATAgaagtaatattataagatataaaattgtatttaagagGAACAACAACTCTTGtataaatcaaaagaaatataatattaattataataaatatttttaatctttgatttcattattatagatattaaaatatgagtGAAGAAACTTACTAGATATGGCAACCATTACAAATGAAATGGATACAAATATCCATTCATATCTCAGCACTGTTCTAAGTGGCATGCGAACAACCACACATGCCAGTAATATCTGTGCCATGAAAGACAACATCAAAGCCAGTGTCACAAATGTCTGAACTGCCATTAACCATGCCGGCAGCAACCATTCCCGGATGACATATAATTCCTGCAAGCAATATAATCATCatcaatataacatatatttacagTTTACAGTTACAAGCTTTTGTTTAACTCGAAATGattgtttgttagtttgtttaaGTTCAATCTAGCAAGCTAAATTAGAACCACTTCCTCTTATCCTGCATCGTTGAAGTTGTACTCAGGTTCAATTCCAAtgataatgcatttttatttcatgcaTTTTGATTCTACACCCAGAATTGGCTCCAGGTGATGGAGCACCTTTGAGTCAACagcttttttgtatataaaccacttaattatgaatatgaaaccttgtatttaaaaacattttaatactattaatttttaaagatgttCTAGCTAATATTCTAAACTTACTTGtccaaaaatataatgacaCCCATCAAAATACTTATCATACTGATAGGAGGGAAATCTGAAGCGATCAAAACAGTATTCCCATAAGCCCATGTGCTTAAACGAAGAGAACATCCCCGAATATGATTCTATCCAATATGGTCCAGCAAAGGACAACAACAGAAACAGTCCCGCAACATATGTAATGGTCGCTCCTATCAGGGTggcatctataataataaataagtattaattcatTATCTTTAAGATTGTGATAATaagagttaaaattaattgtaaacaaagAAATTGAATAAGAAACaccgatttaaatataaaacttaaaggGCGTGCCCACAAATCAACTTACTTGAAGCCTTTGGATATTCATTATTAGCCGCAGTCATTGTTATAATTAGCAATTATTACTTctcatttattatcaaatatatcgctgtataatgtttatatatattcgaGCTTATAATTCATCAATTTGACCGAAAAATAATTTCCAGTTTGACTTTTGACAGATGTTGTTTTTGTCGGTTTAATTTCTATTGGGCTTGACATGACATATCCATAACAATCTAAATGTCACTTCAATTTTAAACAGACTTTCAAACttgtaaaaacaaaagttaGAATGATAACTATATAAGAAATCTATTTAGTATCCatacattatttagatatttttgagcagttttattttaaactttctcAATATATTCGAATCGCtagaatacattatattaaatgattatagcAAATTGATGGCTATTTAGCACAGTTTAGTTCTGTTATTGGTGAGTGGTGGCACTCATAGTCATAGGGTCGTTAGTCGTTACAATGATCAAAGTGTTTCTTCGGAAGTTCGGCCATTCTACATTCGTATCACAGTCGTTATACTCGTGGTGAGTACATCAGTAATGACGTCATTATTTTCGCTCACGCCGAGCTCAGTTCTGCTTCTTGgttttaaaagtaaaggattctcaataattgcatttaaatctTCAAAACCGGATGTCGATTCTGTAGCATTGGTGCCCTACATCAACAAATATCTAACTGTCGAGTTGATATTTTTGaaacgtaaattatttaaataaagttacatgTGACGTTAGATTACGATAATGGGTAACAACCAGAGCCATCTCAAgatatgctggggcccttgggcacccatgaatttaggacccttttggtagatatttagtaggtaccatgtacaaataatttgcttatggccaggccttaagtatagtttcaaataaacagtgCGGTACTTTTCGTATATTCTTAgaaatctgattggttgtacaatgtTATGGATATTTTAgagccttttttgataaatatgttaggtacttatttcttacaaatatatcactttcgaaaatatacattcaacagtcaacgtgagcacaaatgtgtgaaggaaattgttggttcttcgggacCATTTCAGGATACACCATAGGGCACATAGGGCACATGGGAaccccatgtgccctatggtaaagacggtaatggtaACGACCCGACGTCGCGACGTACTACGATGCGAAgtcataaatcaaatcaaaatatactttattcaagtaggcttttacaagcacttttgaatcgtcatttaacaaactacatatattaagtgaaattaccactggttcggaatgaagactccaccgagaagaaacggcaagaatctcagtagttactttttttcaacattcaaaaatacaatcatgttagttaaatacaattatatatgtatagtatgtatgtaatatatcatgcctggaagtcaacaagtatgtATTAGCTTCACGGTTTTTTATCATCTggataatcttgtattgaataatatgccttcaccaatgtattttttacaaatgacttgaatttatgaaacggcaaagtccTTTATCGTATGAGTTTTAGTTTTAATCTGaagaattttatctttaatattttatattattatttatttaatacgccACACAATATTGCCCCGTATTATTATCCATTTAGACACTATTTCGACACctacaatttatactacgctaacGCGAATTTTAGTGAAACTCGTTTTTTTGTGCCAAgttgcttaaaatatgtttttgtttttaataaaatcgtgaaGATACATACAAAAGTAACGaagttacaaatttatacaacgctaactaaaggcaattttttaaatcaatcgatTTATATTCCGCTAACAATTATTAGCGGAATGTGCGCACACTTTCGAGTTAGCATAGTATTGATTGTTGGTGTCGATTTGACAAATCCAATAACAACAAAGTCTTCGTTCATTatctttgatttcattttacattacattacaacattTCCATAGTTAATtgcgattaaatttatttttagataaataaaaataaggcaATTAATTCGACCTCGATGACATTATGCGTATAAGatactgaaataattaaaacaaaaaaataaaatcgaaaatttattataaaattaatataaatgatacatgtaaataaagatCATAAGTAGTTCAGATATGTAGAACTTGTGGACGGAATATTTGAACTATCAAGATAATTGGACGTTTATTTGATTGTGCCTTATTCTATAACTTAAAAGATTATACAATTGTAATGgaaattcattaaaacaatataaatataataaatgtataaaaagattaaaacagTTAATAATACTTTCACAAAATGTTGGCAAtccttataataatacaatcattacaaagcttacaatatttaaagctatattaattaaaataatgaaatcgataagtaaatatcaaatataataccaGATCATTTTATGAGGTTCGTATAAACTAAAATGAAAGTTATACatgtaaatgaaaaaagaatagaaaaacTCTTACGACTTAAGCGAAAGCCATTAAATTATAACAGTCAATTAAGTGCCACTCAATCGCATATGCAGCAGTAGAATTGCGTATATTTTCACTCAGTCGcacaatttttattctaattctattataatatataaaaatataatgaatggttttaatataactgtAACACCGAAATAccattaactttatataaaaatgtaagcttattttgtaaaaatacagtGAACAATGGACGgacttttaaaactatttattatctatctatctgCCAGATTTGCTGTGTCTACGGAAACTAAAGAACATTGCAAAGTGCTTATAAGTCGaacgaatttaaatttcatagtttATAAGCTCGACTAGTTCCTTACTGATGTAATAAACTATTCAAGCTTATAAATTAGACTACGCTTTTAGACGACCTTAATCATAAGGtcgtctatttttttatttattttctaaagataaactttactataatatgttgtcagtttcatataaaaatacaataattagtttttcagtacaattaaaataattaaagaaatacttaaaaataaattggtggcaattattatagattttgtcaaatatttaacttcaattaaaaaatcacctcatttttgattaatttatacacTTTTACGCAGAAAATTGTAATAAGCTTAATAGTTActacttttaaagtaaataaaaatttacaattcatAACAACTTATCAACTCCTAagaattaacttaattatatatgaataaatctaTACAGTAAAGTATATCTTTATTATGGTATATCATTAAAATGAGGTGGAATTCTTAAGTATATAAGAACACTAGCGggatcattattatattgacaaaatttgttagattaatataatgatacccaaatatttaataaggacACTTTGATTTAGCATTTTTATTTCAgcccaaattataattaaaaaaaaaaaaaatctactgacAGCTCCTTATTAGGcacagaataaaattaaatggctcatcattttttttttattgaatactttaaaaatataaaacacaaaaattctGGTTACCTTAACTgtcttttgatttatttttataagtttttgtattaattgGATAGGGTCTcctattagaaatataaactgTTATCATTACGCCTTCGACTCGTTTTCCAACTCGAAGCGTGCTTGGGACTCTTTAAAACGGTTGCGTTTTTTCAATTGTATATTCGCTTCAGTGAGGAATAAGGTTGCGGTGATGAGACATGCTACAACGCCCACGACACCGAGGCCGAACGACCaccctaaaaaaatataacaccaaAATATAATACAGCACTTGAATTTtatctcaaattaaaataaaataatggtctattattattcaatttaacattttaGTATCAGAACAGTTTATTTAAGatgtgaatataaaaaaaaacagatggtATTTTGcgcattttattcttaataacttCTAAAAGTTCTTCAAAAGTCTTGAgtaatttatagaataattaatatcttatgaAAGATAAAATTCTCAAGGGATAAcatacattatgtttttttacaagCCACAAGTCAAACTCATTCAATTACAACAAAGGTAGTCATTTTAAGAAACGGCCTTGCGCTGGAATATCCATATTGCCCTCAATTACACTTGCAAGTTGCAATCGACATAGATGTGATAATAACGAATACATTTGACCTATAATTTTACCGAGCATCCGTAATAATGAGTACTGTCTAATTTGACTATGAACAAAGCCGCGTCAAAAGTCTCGAATTATCTCTAAATTTCCcgaaaaaacgataaaatatatttacctaaataattattagaatgaTCGGGCATCCATCCATCAGTATTTCCGAGTGATGCAAAAACTATAACTGCTATAGCACCGCTTATTGCTGGAAAAAtggttaacataaatatttatgtcaaatgttgactattaaaaacgataatactaaataaatttatctcacCTGCTCCTAACATTATGTATCCTATACCTTTAATTAATAGTACATATCTGTGTTGATTAGGACCACTACATAGGAAGAAGAATATGACTAATATTGTTGATATCAAGACTCCAATCAGACACAGCGTGAAAAAGAACTGAGTCGCTACCATAAATCctgtaaaagaaataatttaaattatgattaaaataggTAAGAAATAACCTAAACACAGGTTTATTTTGATCTGCCATTTTAACAAGGTTTAATGATTAGATTTGTACAATGCTTTACAATTGATTTCATGGCTACCAAATTGTGCGTTAGACTTAAAACGCTTCATAGAAAATGGATGGCGAAGGCAACTTTAACACGTATTTTACTGTACGACTAATTTGGACGCGCATTCGAAGCGAACGTaaggttttttaattatgtttacgaAACTTTTTTGTTTGAACTGAGTCTTTAATGTACCATAATCCGTTAATTATCATGAATACAAACCGGGCAGCAGGTATCCTCGTATCTTGTCATAGCCAGTTGTGAATGGATCGTAAACCCAACGACACCCGACAAAAAACCGTCTTTGATTCACATCTAGAGGATCCGGTAGAGATCTGAAGCAGTGACTCCATAAACCCAACCTACAAATAGTAAATAAGTACCGAACGAATTGACATAGAATGGTACATCTGAGTGGGAACTAAAAGTCCGTAACTGCATCACTTCCGGACTTCTCTTATTTAAAGCAAAAGGTTTGGAACGTATCGGACGCGATGCTCCTCTGCAGAGATTGTTAatggtatttgtaatattagtaaaaacgATTACTATTTAATGAATCTATGATATaggaatatatgtatttaaatcacCTGTCCATTTTAGCTCCTCGTATCCTGTTGTCGCTAACGAGCCAGTTGGGCGTGCCGAATGCCAATGCCACAGTCACAAGGGCAATTACAAAAACGACTATCCCACAATTACCAGCTAAGCTTCGTTTCTTCATTTTtttctgtaacaaatattttatttgtactcaAAAGAATAATGACCTCAATGTTCTAGATTTCCCATCGGTTGTCTTCCGCTAATATTAAACTTGacctgtaattaattataatgacgGAATATGCAATGTGAGTAATCAAAGGACGTTTCAAATTATATGAAGTGAAATAACCTCGCAGTAACACTAATGAACAAAAACTAGTTATCGTCGTATGACTGTATTCAGAATTTTATGaagatatatatcaatattatgtatttagtacattattatatttgcgtTTATGGGTATTTTTTTGCAAGTTGGCATCTtctattattacaaacaatacCAGTTGCTTCCGGCTCTATATACCTTTCTCAATAAACCCATTTAATGATAAAGTATATAATCTATCTACTCCTACCAATCTGTTTCAAATCGACCTGGTAGTTCCCATGAATATtgcgttaaaataaataaccaacaCTATACTAGAAAagctttatataagtattaaattatcaaaccCGACTATGTATTTGAAGCATAAATTAAGAGACGATGAtacacgttttaaaaataatcaaaatatattaaagtataatataattgtgtttaaaggtagcgtaaaataaaatatgaaataaactagctttatatatttctagTACATTTTTCAGACAATACTTTTTAAGCAATAATAtagtatacaaattaataaatataattagtaaaaaacaaCATGTTCAtgcaaattgaaaaatataactagAGCAAACCAAAAGCCTTGGTACAGGCCATTAATGGTGCTAGGTTTAAAGGTagttattttacttcaaaaccAAGGTTATGAGACTGCGATGAATAACAAACGTGAAAAGTTTCGCAATTCTTACGAAACGACTAGCAGTCATACATTTGTTACATACACAATGCTAAAAAGTTCACACGCGTTGTTTACTGtgggaaattttaaattttttatgcaaaaaaaatcttatgagcataaaaatatacttattaaaattaatattaaacaatatatttgacttttgttactaatactttttttactaaaatgaataaaataatataggaaAAGAAGAAAAATTGTTCATTAGGaccgaaaatttaaaaaaaaaaaaacgtaaatatttgGTATTCAAAGCCAATTGAATTTATCatttcttttaatgttttaattattaatttaaatctgaaaAAGTGCCAGGTTGCATAAAATGCAAGAATTTTTGAGTAGACTTTGCATTTGTTATTAATGTAGATGACACAGTCCAAGGACTAATCCTTGCGGAATATTTACTaggacctttttttttttagataggaGCACTATCGgtcatgtgtttatttatataatttcctgATCAGCATTTTATATTGATGATGActcttatatagtaaataatagaCAGTGTTGTTGGTCTAGGTTAGTTTCTAactgtatttgttaatatactctAAAAGAGTTGGAGGGACATGGCTTTACACAAACGtaacatacattattttattgttcaatgtattatacatatttcttttttccttgatatttttattaaatcaagaagtagttatgtatgtatatttttatgacattattttagGACCTTTATTTACTGAGGTGAACTTACAATGATGATCGTAAAATGACatatacaatacttattatttaccatgatataaaataaataactaacaaCCAGCATCATTATGTGATCATCAAGAACTACTCTGAAAACCtaacacaataaattaacatttttattaacattaacattaattaaatagtttgctCACTAAACTATTAGTACTAAGTATTATGTTGTTGTCTTATTAGAATGCAGTGTTGCTTATAATTAGGGCATCATTTAGTCTAgatcttcttttgtttattagcaTGTACAATTGTAAGAATGTATGCTCTGTTAGCgacctatgtaataaataaataaataaataaataaacatatccaGGGTACCATATGAAACCTTAAAAAGGCAAAAATTCAGGTCAATAGATtttcaataatactaaatataacataaaaaaggctgttttgtcatataataatttaataattttgttaaagagGTAGTATTGCTACCTCAACTTTTTAGTTGTAAAGACTTATTTTCTATGCATTTCCAGATAACATTGTTTTTGCTCATGAGTCTAACAAACTAAATTATGTTACTACAATGACAATATATcacatgatatattttatttttgaaatgttagTAATAATCCATTTAGTTACTAGAAACAATTACAGTAACATCATGCCCAAAAATTtactaactttattaaatttacttccatgactaaattgtatttgattttcaCATTTCCTTCTAGAAATAACTGTATTAATACAGAAGCCAAAGATTCCAATCAAATCGAAAATTTTTACAACATTTCTACATCACTTGTTAGCTGTTAATCAATATGTCAAATAATGCCACTGAAATTTAAACCAGTTGTATCCAACTGATTGAACTAAAATGATGAGTGGAATTTTCTAGTCACAATtagataaaagaatattttaagatttttataaattttttttataagttaaagaaaaactttctaattctttaaactttaattttattagtttgttcAACATGTAGATTTTGATAACCAGCATAGAGGTCTTGCAATTGCCTTGCACAAGAGATATAGAAAACTGTGTGAAATTGCAGCTGAACTCTATTCCCTTACTCTTATAATATACAGAAAAAGTTCAGGTATGGTCCATCAACTTTATGATTTCCAAGTCACAGGAATTAAAGCTCTACCAAATTCCAAACATAAGGCTGCTACTACTACTACTGGAGTCATTCTTGAAAAGAAAACCCAGTGCGTGGTTTTGCAGCTATACAAGCTCATTACTAACAAGTGTtagttaaactttttttaaataaatgtaatttaagatatgtaaaatatttattcttagtaAATACTAACTGACAACAacacttaaataacaaaacttaaataatacaaataaaagacaTTACACAACAGATAGTTtgctttatgtatttttactttata harbors:
- the LOC125070785 gene encoding uncharacterized protein LOC125070785, which gives rise to MTAANNEYPKASNATLIGATITYVAGLFLLLSFAGPYWIESYSGMFSSFKHMGLWEYCFDRFRFPSYQYDKYFDGCHYIFGQELYVIREWLLPAWLMAVQTFVTLALMLSFMAQILLACVVVRMPLRTVLRYEWIFVSISFVMVAISSVFLFLAVAIFGGNCYRRDWLLYPSFNVLSWSYAFAVIAFILFGLAAVLLFLESRKLYELRLEAKNLVAQMQHSQPEHALHQLRDQLHQQQQLGYFRN
- the LOC125070801 gene encoding uncharacterized protein LOC125070801; translation: MKKRSLAGNCGIVVFVIALVTVALAFGTPNWLVSDNRIRGAKMDRLGLWSHCFRSLPDPLDVNQRRFFVGCRWVYDPFTTGYDKIRGYLLPGFMVATQFFFTLCLIGVLISTILVIFFFLCSGPNQHRYVLLIKGIGYIMLGAAISGAIAVIVFASLGNTDGWMPDHSNNYLGWSFGLGVVGVVACLITATLFLTEANIQLKKRNRFKESQARFELENESKA